A single genomic interval of Zobellia nedashkovskayae harbors:
- a CDS encoding GAF domain-containing protein, with protein sequence MSDKQELRIDTILSELKQPNIDWQHVLENVISVFDCTTGTIHFLDQETKLLQIQAHKGIPPFLIPKLSTIPIGKGMAGIAAERKEAVEMCNLQTDDSGVARPAAKETKVEGSIAVPMLLEGQLFGTLGVAKPVSYDFTEDERNNLLKIGEAMSKALLA encoded by the coding sequence ATGAGTGATAAGCAAGAATTGAGAATAGACACTATTTTATCCGAATTGAAGCAACCCAATATAGATTGGCAACACGTTTTAGAAAATGTAATTAGTGTTTTTGATTGTACTACCGGAACCATTCATTTTTTAGATCAAGAAACAAAATTGTTACAGATACAGGCGCACAAAGGAATTCCTCCTTTTTTAATACCAAAGCTGTCTACTATTCCTATTGGTAAAGGAATGGCAGGCATTGCCGCTGAACGTAAAGAAGCTGTAGAAATGTGTAACCTGCAGACCGATGATTCTGGCGTAGCGCGTCCTGCAGCCAAAGAAACTAAAGTGGAAGGTTCTATTGCCGTACCCATGTTACTAGAAGGACAACTTTTTGGAACCTTGGGTGTAGCTAAACCGGTATCTTACGATTTTACTGAGGATGAACGCAACAACCTTCTTAAAATTGGTGAAGCTATGAGTAAGGCTTTATTAGCCTAG
- a CDS encoding nitroreductase family protein, with protein sequence MELLDKLKWRYATKAMNGKTVPQEKVDIILEAARLAPTSSGLQPFEIMVVTNQELKEKIKPVAWNQSVVTDCSHLLVFAAWDNYTEERINKMFDLTNEIRGFKNEGWENYRQQLLGMYPQRDPEVNYQHAARQAYIAFAEALTAAAFEGVDSTPMEGFDPDAVDEILGLRAKGLRSCVLLPIGYRKTDEDWLANLVKVRKSTEDLVTVMD encoded by the coding sequence ATGGAATTACTTGATAAATTAAAATGGAGATACGCTACTAAAGCAATGAACGGTAAAACTGTACCACAAGAAAAAGTGGACATTATTTTAGAAGCCGCTCGCCTTGCTCCTACTTCTAGCGGATTACAGCCTTTTGAAATTATGGTTGTCACCAATCAAGAATTAAAGGAGAAAATTAAGCCTGTAGCTTGGAACCAATCTGTAGTAACAGATTGTTCTCACTTATTGGTTTTCGCTGCTTGGGATAATTATACTGAAGAGCGTATTAATAAAATGTTTGACCTAACTAATGAAATCCGTGGTTTTAAAAATGAAGGTTGGGAAAACTACAGACAACAATTATTGGGTATGTACCCACAGCGTGATCCAGAGGTAAACTATCAACATGCCGCTAGACAGGCATATATTGCCTTTGCAGAAGCCCTTACCGCTGCTGCTTTTGAAGGCGTAGATTCAACACCAATGGAAGGGTTTGATCCAGATGCTGTAGATGAAATTCTTGGTCTAAGAGCAAAAGGTTTACGTAGCTGTGTATTGTTGCCAATCGGCTACAGAAAAACAGATGAAGATTGGTTGGCAAATTTGGTTAAGGTGAGAAAAAGCACTGAAGACTTGGTAACCGTAATGGACTAA
- a CDS encoding iron-containing alcohol dehydrogenase, whose translation MTNFEFKNPTKIIFGKNTIKKITEEIPSDAKVLMLYGGGSIKKNGVYDQVKAALANANVVEFGGIPANPEYAVLMDALKVIKEENITYLLAVGGGSVIDGTKFLSAAAVYEGDEPWDFVQKREPIKKGMPFGTVLTLPATGSEMNSGTVISRKETQEKLAFGGPALFPQFSVLDPQVITSIPERQLVNGITDAFTHVLEQYITYPAGGLLQDRFAEGILQTLIEIAPRVIKDPSDYEAAANFMWSCTMALNGLIQQGVPGDWAVHMMGHELTAMYGIDHARTLAVVAPSHYKYNFEAKKEKLAQYGERVWNITEGSVDDKAYAAIEKTEAFFKELGIDTKLSDYTSKYEGTAEKIAQRFTDRGWKGLGERQALTPQDAEKIVKMAY comes from the coding sequence ATGACGAATTTTGAATTTAAGAATCCTACCAAAATTATATTTGGGAAAAATACAATCAAAAAAATAACTGAAGAGATACCTTCTGACGCTAAGGTATTAATGCTTTACGGTGGTGGAAGTATTAAAAAAAATGGTGTATACGACCAAGTAAAGGCGGCTTTGGCCAATGCCAATGTGGTTGAGTTTGGTGGCATACCTGCCAACCCGGAATACGCTGTTCTTATGGATGCCCTAAAGGTAATTAAGGAAGAGAATATTACATATCTATTAGCTGTTGGTGGTGGTTCGGTCATTGACGGAACTAAATTCTTATCTGCTGCTGCAGTTTATGAAGGTGATGAACCATGGGACTTCGTGCAAAAAAGAGAGCCAATTAAAAAAGGAATGCCTTTTGGAACGGTTTTAACTTTACCTGCAACAGGTTCTGAAATGAACTCGGGAACGGTTATCTCTAGAAAAGAAACTCAAGAGAAGTTAGCTTTTGGAGGTCCTGCCCTATTCCCACAATTTTCGGTATTGGATCCACAGGTAATTACCTCTATTCCAGAAAGACAGTTAGTAAATGGAATTACGGATGCGTTTACACACGTTCTTGAACAATATATAACGTACCCAGCAGGCGGACTTTTACAAGACCGTTTTGCGGAAGGTATTCTACAGACCCTTATAGAAATTGCTCCTAGAGTAATTAAAGACCCTAGTGATTATGAGGCTGCAGCCAACTTTATGTGGAGCTGTACTATGGCACTAAACGGACTTATTCAACAAGGTGTTCCTGGAGACTGGGCTGTACATATGATGGGCCACGAGCTTACGGCAATGTACGGAATTGATCACGCAAGAACTTTGGCAGTAGTGGCTCCAAGTCATTACAAATATAACTTTGAGGCGAAGAAAGAAAAATTGGCTCAATACGGAGAGCGTGTTTGGAACATTACCGAAGGAAGTGTTGATGATAAAGCGTATGCTGCTATTGAAAAAACGGAAGCTTTCTTTAAAGAGTTAGGTATTGACACCAAATTGTCTGACTACACTTCTAAGTATGAAGGTACCGCTGAGAAAATTGCACAACGTTTTACCGATCGTGGTTGGAAAGGTCTTGGCGAACGCCAAGCTTTAACACCTCAGGATGCTGAGAAGATTGTAAAAATGGCATATTAA
- a CDS encoding TetR/AcrR family transcriptional regulator: MAELTKSEIKRNALVKATIELVNNSGFHAAPMSKIAKMANVSPATIYLYFENKQDLVNQVYIEVKAAFTEYAFATFNPKMGVEEGFEIIWKRIADFKLKECEEAMFLAQCDNTPMIDEPSRQEGIKHLQPLLDLWERGKKEGIIKPLSDYILYAYAINPLSFLMIAQKRGGFQLNESHLEEAYQSAWSSIKK, translated from the coding sequence ATGGCAGAATTAACAAAGAGCGAAATTAAAAGAAATGCATTGGTGAAAGCCACAATAGAGCTAGTAAACAATAGCGGGTTCCATGCAGCGCCTATGTCTAAGATTGCCAAAATGGCTAATGTGTCTCCTGCCACTATATATCTCTATTTTGAGAACAAGCAGGATTTGGTTAACCAAGTATATATAGAAGTAAAAGCTGCTTTCACCGAATATGCGTTTGCCACCTTTAATCCTAAAATGGGAGTTGAAGAAGGTTTTGAAATTATATGGAAGCGTATTGCAGACTTTAAATTAAAAGAATGCGAAGAGGCCATGTTTCTTGCACAGTGTGACAACACACCTATGATAGACGAACCCAGCAGACAAGAAGGCATTAAACACTTACAACCTTTATTGGATTTATGGGAACGTGGTAAAAAAGAAGGCATTATCAAACCCTTATCAGATTACATATTATATGCCTATGCAATTAACCCACTGTCGTTTTTAATGATAGCACAAAAGAGAGGCGGCTTTCAATTAAATGAAAGCCACTTAGAAGAAGCTTACCAGTCTGCATGGAGCAGTATAAAAAAATAA
- a CDS encoding type 1 glutamine amidotransferase domain-containing protein: protein MKILFVLTSHDKLGDTGKKTGFWVEEFANPYYTLLDKGADITLATPKGGAAPIDPSSNTPDASTADTERFEKDAVAQEKIKNTKVLADMNADDFDAVFYPGGHGPLWDLANDANSIALIEKFNEQKKPIAFVCHAPAALKSVKGQDGEFLVKGKKVTGFTNTEEDAVQLTDVVPFLVENALKENGGIYSKGEDWAAYALQDGNLITGQNPASSELVAEKLLASLN, encoded by the coding sequence ATGAAAATATTATTCGTTTTAACCTCTCATGATAAATTGGGAGACACAGGTAAAAAAACTGGATTTTGGGTAGAAGAATTCGCAAATCCATATTATACATTATTGGACAAAGGTGCTGATATTACTTTAGCTACACCAAAAGGTGGCGCTGCACCAATTGACCCTAGTAGTAATACTCCAGATGCAAGTACTGCAGATACAGAGCGTTTTGAAAAAGACGCTGTAGCTCAGGAAAAAATCAAAAATACCAAAGTATTGGCTGATATGAACGCCGATGATTTTGATGCGGTTTTCTATCCTGGTGGTCACGGACCTTTATGGGATTTGGCGAACGATGCTAATTCTATAGCATTGATTGAAAAGTTCAACGAACAGAAAAAACCTATTGCTTTTGTATGTCACGCGCCTGCTGCTTTAAAAAGCGTAAAAGGACAAGACGGAGAATTCTTGGTGAAAGGTAAAAAAGTAACCGGATTCACAAATACAGAAGAAGATGCAGTTCAACTTACGGATGTAGTTCCTTTCTTAGTAGAGAATGCATTGAAAGAAAATGGAGGTATCTACTCCAAAGGTGAGGATTGGGCTGCCTACGCTTTACAAGATGGCAACTTAATTACAGGACAAAATCCTGCATCATCTGAGTTAGTAGCCGAGAAACTTTTGGCTAGTTTAAACTAA
- a CDS encoding RidA family protein — MKKRIVNPWKWQNERSYVQAVEVTNTQGTLHISGQTAIDADGKSSTEDMKPQLIKAIENLEKVIEEAGYECRNIVRLNVYTTSTEEFFRCFDVFQNWTKENNVQQASTVIEVKGLFETLKIELEATIVK; from the coding sequence ATGAAAAAAAGAATAGTTAATCCATGGAAATGGCAAAATGAAAGGAGTTATGTACAAGCTGTTGAAGTGACCAATACACAAGGAACACTCCATATATCTGGCCAGACTGCAATTGATGCAGATGGAAAATCTAGCACGGAGGATATGAAGCCGCAGTTGATAAAGGCAATTGAAAATCTAGAAAAGGTTATAGAAGAAGCCGGTTATGAATGTAGAAATATAGTTAGGTTAAACGTTTACACGACATCTACCGAAGAGTTTTTTAGATGCTTTGATGTGTTTCAAAATTGGACAAAGGAGAATAACGTGCAACAGGCAAGTACGGTCATTGAAGTGAAAGGCTTATTTGAAACTCTAAAAATTGAATTGGAAGCGACCATAGTTAAGTAG
- a CDS encoding NADP-dependent oxidoreductase: MKTILLKNRPKGKPSVSDFEFVENDSPLDIKDGELLLETTYVSVDPYLRGRMSDAKSYVPPFELNKPVHSGVVAKVIASKHKEFNNGDYLAGMLNWSTQQVSNGEGLTKVDGKKAPLSTYLGILGMTGLTAYLGLTEIGKPKKGETLVVSGAAGAVGSVVGQIGKILGLRVIGIAGSDEKVDMLKSKFGFDEGINYNTTEDMTAAIAKAAPNGVDVYFDNVGGPISDAVLFNINHFARMIICGAISVYNNTELPKSVSVQPFLVKNSALMQGFIVSNYSEKFPEAMKHLSTWLAEGKLTYSETVVEGFENIPQAFIDLFDGKNKGKMIVKI, from the coding sequence ATGAAAACTATATTATTAAAAAACAGACCTAAGGGAAAACCTTCGGTCTCTGATTTCGAATTTGTAGAAAATGATTCGCCTTTAGATATTAAAGATGGTGAGTTGCTTTTAGAGACGACTTACGTTTCTGTAGACCCTTATTTGAGAGGAAGAATGAGCGATGCTAAGTCGTACGTGCCTCCTTTTGAATTGAACAAACCTGTTCATTCAGGTGTAGTGGCAAAAGTTATTGCATCTAAGCACAAGGAATTTAACAACGGCGACTACCTTGCCGGAATGCTTAATTGGAGTACCCAACAGGTTTCCAATGGTGAAGGTCTTACAAAAGTTGATGGTAAAAAAGCTCCCTTAAGTACTTATTTGGGGATTTTAGGAATGACCGGTTTAACCGCTTATTTAGGTCTTACTGAAATTGGTAAGCCTAAAAAAGGAGAAACTCTTGTGGTTTCTGGAGCGGCTGGTGCCGTAGGTAGTGTGGTTGGCCAAATAGGTAAAATATTGGGTCTTCGTGTTATTGGTATAGCGGGCAGCGATGAAAAAGTAGATATGCTAAAATCAAAATTCGGTTTTGATGAAGGCATTAATTACAATACTACGGAAGACATGACGGCCGCTATTGCAAAAGCAGCGCCAAACGGAGTTGATGTTTATTTTGATAACGTTGGCGGTCCTATTTCGGACGCGGTGTTGTTCAACATCAATCACTTTGCAAGGATGATTATCTGTGGCGCTATCTCTGTATACAACAATACAGAACTTCCTAAAAGTGTTAGCGTACAACCATTTTTGGTTAAGAATAGCGCGCTAATGCAAGGATTTATTGTTTCAAACTATAGCGAAAAATTTCCTGAAGCTATGAAACATTTATCCACTTGGTTGGCTGAAGGCAAATTAACCTATAGCGAAACCGTCGTTGAAGGATTTGAAAATATCCCTCAAGCTTTTATCGATTTATTCGATGGAAAAAACAAAGGAAAAATGATCGTTAAAATATAA